Below is a window of Methanocaldococcus jannaschii DSM 2661 DNA.
TTTAAAGGATTATAATGTGGATGTTGTTTCAAATCCGGAGTTTTTGAGGGAGGGGATTGCTGTCTATGATTTTTTCAATCCAGAGAGGGTAATTTTAGGGTTTGAAAACCTTAACAATAAAAAACCGATAGAAATTATGGAAGAAGTTTATAAATACTTTAAAGATAAGAATATTCCATTTGTAATAACAAACTGGGAGACTGCAGAGTTAATAAAATATGCCTCTAACGCTTTCTTAGCAACAAAGATATCTTTTATAAATGAGTTGGCAAAATTATCGGATAAAGTTAAAGCTGATATAAAAACAATAAGCTATGCTATGGGTTTAGATCCAAGAATTGGGAATAAGTTTTTAAATGCTGGGATTGGTTATGGTGGGAGCTGTTTCCACCCAGATGAAGTTTTATTTATAGATAGAGGTAGAGGTTTAGAATGCATAACATTCAAAGAATTATTTGAATTAGAAGATAAAGATAATGTAAAGATTCTATCCTTTGATGGAGAAAAATTATCTTTAAAAAAGTTAAAATTAGCATCAAAAAGATACTACAACGATGATTTAATTACTTTGAGGTTTAATTTAGGTAGAGAAATAAAGATAACAAAAGACCACCCAGTTGTGATTTTAGAAGATGGAGAATTAAAAATTAAATTGACATCTGATGTTAAAGAGGGGGATAAGGTAATTTTACCTTATGGAAACTTTGGAGAAGAAAGGGAGATAGAAATAGACATTTTAGAAGAACTCAGTAAGACAGACCTTATTGAAAAAGTTTGGATACACAATAAGGACTTGGCAACCAATGAATTTAACATTATAAAACCATACTTATCAAACAAATATCCTCACGATGTTAAGAGAAATGGAACAATAAGAGCTAAGGATATACTACCAATAAAAGAAATTTTGGATAAATATGGTTCAAAAAATAGATTATTTACTGCAAAAAGCAAATCAACAACAATCCCATATAAAATAAAGATAGATAAGGATTTTGCAAGGTTAATTGGCTATTATCTATCAGAAGGCTGGATATCAAAAGACTATGGAAGAAATGGTGTTGTAAGGAAGAGAATTGGACTATGTTTTGGTATTCATGAAGAGGAATACATAAACGATGTTAAAAACATATTAAACAAATTAGGTATAAAATACATAGAAAAAATAAAAGACGGTTCTCATTCAATCCTCATCTCATCAAAAATATTGGCTTATGTATTTGAAAATATCTTAAACTGTGGAATTAACTGTTATAATAAAAATATTCCTCCACAGATGTTCAATGCAAAAGAGGAAATAAAATGGGAGTTCTTAAAAGGTCTTTTTAGAGGAGATGGCGGAATTGTAAGGTTAAATAACAACAAAAATCTAAATATTGAATTTGCAACTGTCAGTAAAAAAATGGCTCATTCCTTGTTGATATTACTGCAATTGTTGGGTATTGTGGCATCCGTGAAAAAATGCTACAACAACAAATCAACAACTATGGCTTATATTATAAGAATCAATGGATTAGAACAAGTTAAGAAAATCGGAGAGTTATTTGGTAAAAAATGGGAAAACTACAAAGATATTGCAGAGAGCTATAAAAGAAACATAGAACCGTTAGGTTATAAGAAATCAGATAACTTTGCTATATTGGAGGTTAAAGAAATTATAAAAGAGCATTATAGCGGTTATGTATATAGCGTAGAAACAGAAAACTCCCTGCTCATAACATCTTATGGAATATTAATCCATAATTGCTTCCCAAAAGATGTCAAAGCATTGATAAAACAATTTGAAAATAACAACATAGAACCAATATTAATAAAAGCTACCGACATCGTCAATGAAGAGCAAATAAAATGGTTCTTTGAAAAGATTAAGAATTATTATGGAAATTTAAATGGAAAAACCTTTGCTGTCTTGGGTTTAGCATTTAAACCAAATACTGATGATTTAAGAGAGAGTAGGGCAATAAAATTGATTGATATGCTTTTAGAGAGTGGGGCTATTGTTAAGGGCTTTGATTATGTTGAAAAGGCACGAGAAAACACCATCAACATGTATAAGTTAGATAAATCAAAAGGATTTTATGGCTATAACTTGTATGTATTGGATGATTTATATGAGACAGTTAAAAATGTCGATGGAATAATAATAACTGTTGAGTATGATTTTAATAAGGAAGACTGGGAAAAGATTGGAAATTTAGTTAAAGAAAAAGTAGTATTCGATGGAAGAAATATTTTAGATGTTGAAAAGATTAAAAAGTTGGGATTTAAATATTATGGAGTGGGAAGATGAAATATAAAAATATCTTAGTTACTGGAAGTGCCGGTTTTATTGGTTTCCATCTAAGTAAATATTTAATGGATAACTATGAAGATCTAAAGGTTATTGGAATAGATAATTTAAATAACTACTATAACCCAGTTTTAAAAGAAAAAAGGAATGAAATTTTAAAAAATTATGAAAATTATACGTTTATAAAATTGGATTTTTCAGATTGGGATGATTTAGTTGAAAATTTAAAAGATAAAGAGATTGATTTGATTGTGCATTTAGGAGCACAGGCAGGAGTTAGATATTCTCTACAAAACCCATGGGCTTATATAAAATCCAATGAAATGGGAACATTAAACATCTTCGAATTTGCAAGAAGATTTGATATTGAGAAGGTTGTTTATGCTTCCTCTTCTTCTGTCTATGGAGGGAATAGGAAGATTCCTTTTAGTGAAGATGATAGAGTGGATAAACCAATCTCTCTATATGCCTCAACAAAGAGAAGTAATGAGTTAATGGCTCATGTATATCATCATCTATATGGTATTAAAATGATTGGTTTAAGGTTTTTTACTGTTTATGGAGAGTATGGAAGACCAGATATGGCTTACTTCAAGTTTGCAAAAAACATTTTATTGGGTAAGGAGATTGAGGTCTATAACTATGGAAATATGGAGAGGGACTTTACTTATATTTCTGATGTTGTGGATGGAATATTGAGAGCTATTAAAAAGGACTTTGATTATGAGATTTTTAATTTGGGTAATTCTAAACCAGTTAAGTTGATGTATTTTATTGAGTTAATTGAAAAATATCTCAACAAAAAAGCAAAAAAGAAATTTTTGCCAATGCAGGATGGAGATGTTTTAAGAACCTATGCTGATTTGAGTAAGAGCGAAAAGCTGTTGGGGTATAAACCAAAAGTTACTATTGAGGAGGGTTTAAAGAGATTTTGTAACTGGTTTTTGGAAAATAAAGATTGGCTTTTAAGATTATAATTTTTTTGGTGGAATGATGTGTGGGATAAATGGGATTATTAGATTTGGTAAAGAAGTTATAAAAGAAGAAATTAATAAGATGAATAAAGCAATTAAACATAGAGGTCCTGATGATGAAGGAATCTTTATTTATAATTTTAAAAATTATTCTATTGGTTTGGGACATGTTAGATTAGCAATTTTAGATTTAAGTGAAAAGGGACATCAACCGATGGGGTATAATGTTGATGAGGATAAAATCATTTATAGAGATGATGAGTTGGATAGGGCGGATATAATCATTGTTTATAATGGAGAGATTTATAATTATTTGGAGTTAAAAGAAAAATTTAACTTAGAGACAGAAACAGGGACAGATACAGAGGTTATTTTAAAGCTTTATAATAAGTTGGGTTTTGATTGTGTTAAAGAGTTTAATGGTATGTGGGCATTTTGTATTTTTGATAAAAAGAAGGGCTTAATCTTTTGTTCAAGGGATAGATTAGGAGTTAAGCCATTTTATTATTATTGGGATGGAAATGAATTTATCTTTTCTTCTGAATTGAAGGGAATTTTAGCAGTTAAAGAGATAAATAAAAAAGAAAATATTAACAAAGATGCAGTTGAGTTATACTTTGCCTTGGGATTTATCCCATCTCCCTACTCTATTTATAAAAACACTTTTAAATTAGAGGCAAGACAGAATTTAATCTTTGATTTGGATAAAAGAGAGATTAGAAAATATTATTACTGGGAGTTGCCAGATTACAAACCTATTTATGATAAAAAGAAATTGATTGAAGAAGGTAAAAAGCTATTATATGATGCTGTTAAGATAAGAATGAGGAGTGATGTGCCAGTTGGAGCGTTTTTGAGTGGTGGTTTAGATAGCTCTACAGTTGTTGGAGTTATGAGGGAATTTACAGATTTAAGTAAATTGCATACTTTTTCTATAGGTTTTGAAGGAAAGTATGATGAAACTCCTTATATTAAGATAGTTGTTGATTACTTTAAAACTCAGCATCATCATTACTACTTTAAGGAGAGAGATTTTGAGGAATTGATTGATAAATACAGCTGGATTTACGATGAACCGTTTGGAGATTATAGTGGATTCCCTACTTATAAGGTCTCTGAAATGGCAAGGAAATTTGTTACTGTTGTTTTGAGTGGAGATGGCGGGGATGAGGTTTTTGGAGGTTATATGACTCATTTAAACGGATATAGAATGGATTTCATTAGAAAATTACCTAAATTTTTGAGAGTTGTTGGTTCTAAATTACCTGTTAAGAAAGATTTAAATGGAATTGCTAATTTGTATTTATTAAAGGAGGCGTTTAGGTTATCCTTAATAAATCCAGAGGAATTCTATGCTGAATCAATAAAAGAAGATGCGATAAGACCAGAAATTTATAAAAAATGGACTATTGAAAAATTAAGATATTGTTTGAATAAAGGAGATAATAAGTTGGGGGAAGCCCTAAGGATTTTTGATTTATTGTTTAATACTTTGTGTGATAATTTCTTAGTTAAGGTTGATAGGGCATCTATGCTAACGCTTTGGAAGTTAGAAGTCCATTTTTAGATTATAGGTTTGCAGAATTTAGCCAAAAAATTCCAACTGAATGGAAGGTAGATTTGTTCAAAACCAAGAAGTTGATGAGGGAGATTATTAAAGATATTTTACCTGAAGAGATAGTTAATAGGGGAAAGCAAGGCTTTACTCCACCATTAGCAGATTGGATTTTAAAAGAAAAATATTTAAATGAGATTTTTGAAAAAGTTGAAATATTAAAAGAGGTTGATTATGAGTTATATGAATTCTTTAAAGAGAAAGTTTTTAAAAATAAAGAACAAAGTTTGTATAGGAATTATTTGATAAGGTTGTTTTTGTTTATTAAATGGTGGGAGAGATGGATAAGCCATTAGTTTCAGTTGTAATGGCAACATACAACGAACCAGAAAAATATTTAAAGGAATCTATTGAGTCAATTTYAAATCAAACATYTAAAGATTTTGAMTTTATAATCGTTTTAGATAATCCAAATAATAAAAAAGCAGAGGAAATTATTAAAGAATATCAACAGAAAGATAAAAGAATTA
It encodes the following:
- a CDS encoding nucleotide sugar dehydrogenase, whose protein sequence is MNISVIGTGYVGLIQAVGLAEFGFDVVGIDIDESKVKALNRGECPLYEEGLEGLLKKHVNKNLTFTTSYKPIKDSDVIFLCVGTPQDKDGNADLRFLFSAVEKIKETIDKEDYKVIVIKSTVPVGTNRRVKELLKDYNVDVVSNPEFLREGIAVYDFFNPERVILGFENLNNKKPIEIMEEVYKYFKDKNIPFVITNWETAELIKYASNAFLATKISFINELAKLSDKVKADIKTISYAMGLDPRIGNKFLNAGIGYGGSCFHPDEVLFIDRGRGLECITFKELFELEDKDNVKILSFDGEKLSLKKLKLASKRYYNDDLITLRFNLGREIKITKDHPVVILEDGELKIKLTSDVKEGDKVILPYGNFGEEREIEIDILEELSKTDLIEKVWIHNKDLATNEFNIIKPYLSNKYPHDVKRNGTIRAKDILPIKEILDKYGSKNRLFTAKSKSTTIPYKIKIDKDFARLIGYYLSEGWISKDYGRNGVVRKRIGLCFGIHEEEYINDVKNILNKLGIKYIEKIKDGSHSILISSKILAYVFENILNCGINCYNKNIPPQMFNAKEEIKWEFLKGLFRGDGGIVRLNNNKNLNIEFATVSKKMAHSLLILLQLLGIVASVKKCYNNKSTTMAYIIRINGLEQVKKIGELFGKKWENYKDIAESYKRNIEPLGYKKSDNFAILEVKEIIKEHYSGYVYSVETENSLLITSYGILIHNCFPKDVKALIKQFENNNIEPILIKATDIVNEEQIKWFFEKIKNYYGNLNGKTFAVLGLAFKPNTDDLRESRAIKLIDMLLESGAIVKGFDYVEKARENTINMYKLDKSKGFYGYNLYVLDDLYETVKNVDGIIITVEYDFNKEDWEKIGNLVKEKVVFDGRNILDVEKIKKLGFKYYGVGR
- a CDS encoding NAD-dependent epimerase encodes the protein MKYKNILVTGSAGFIGFHLSKYLMDNYEDLKVIGIDNLNNYYNPVLKEKRNEILKNYENYTFIKLDFSDWDDLVENLKDKEIDLIVHLGAQAGVRYSLQNPWAYIKSNEMGTLNIFEFARRFDIEKVVYASSSSVYGGNRKIPFSEDDRVDKPISLYASTKRSNELMAHVYHHLYGIKMIGLRFFTVYGEYGRPDMAYFKFAKNILLGKEIEVYNYGNMERDFTYISDVVDGILRAIKKDFDYEIFNLGNSKPVKLMYFIELIEKYLNKKAKKKFLPMQDGDVLRTYADLSKSEKLLGYKPKVTIEEGLKRFCNWFLENKDWLLRL